In Janthinobacterium sp. J1-1, a single genomic region encodes these proteins:
- a CDS encoding LysR family transcriptional regulator gives MQGTGDRFDGIEAFLAAAHAASFTVAARAMGLTPSGVAKSVTRLEARVGMKLLHRTTRRITLTPEGEAYLAACSRAINELDTAETDLVPKDWVPQGRVHVGLPGAFGRRHVLSGLLDMAARFDKLDLTVSFTERTVDLVQEGHDLSVRIGELGDDANLVARRLGTQRLIICASPAYIERHGAVDVPEELRERDCIIGSRRQQKQTWLLRTADKRLIYQEIRARHEFSDGEAMLAAGRAGCGIMQMPTWLVGDDISRGTLVPLLEQFAGGEMPIHVVWPKSHYLQPKVRAVIDMLQALAASKDSGFVP, from the coding sequence ATGCAAGGGACTGGCGACCGTTTCGACGGCATAGAGGCATTCCTGGCGGCCGCCCATGCGGCGAGCTTTACGGTAGCAGCCCGGGCGATGGGGCTGACGCCGTCCGGCGTGGCCAAGAGCGTGACGCGCCTGGAAGCGCGCGTCGGCATGAAGCTGCTGCACCGGACCACGCGCAGGATTACGCTGACGCCGGAAGGTGAGGCCTACCTGGCGGCCTGCTCACGCGCGATCAACGAGCTCGACACCGCCGAAACCGATCTGGTGCCGAAGGACTGGGTGCCGCAGGGACGCGTCCATGTCGGGCTGCCGGGCGCGTTCGGACGGCGCCACGTGCTGTCCGGGCTGCTCGACATGGCCGCGCGCTTCGACAAGCTCGACCTGACGGTGTCATTTACCGAGCGTACGGTGGACCTGGTGCAGGAAGGCCATGACCTGTCGGTGCGGATCGGGGAATTGGGCGATGACGCCAACCTGGTGGCCAGGCGGCTGGGCACGCAGCGCCTGATCATCTGCGCGTCGCCGGCCTATATCGAGCGACATGGCGCTGTCGATGTACCGGAAGAACTGCGCGAACGCGATTGCATCATCGGCTCGCGCCGGCAACAGAAGCAGACCTGGCTGCTGCGTACCGCGGACAAGCGCCTGATTTACCAGGAAATCCGTGCCCGCCATGAATTCAGCGACGGCGAGGCCATGCTTGCCGCCGGGCGCGCTGGCTGCGGCATCATGCAGATGCCGACCTGGCTGGTCGGCGACGATATCAGCCGGGGCACGCTGGTGCCGCTGCTGGAACAATTTGCCGGCGGCGAAATGCCGATCCACGTGGTCTGGCCCAAGTCGCACTACCTGCAGCCCAAGGTGCGCGCCGTCATCGACATGCTGCAGGCACTGGCCGCCAGCAAGGATTCGGGCTTTGTGCCCTAG
- a CDS encoding alkene reductase: MKLFNSYDLSGLDLANRVVMAPMTRSRAANGVADVLTERYYSQRASAGLIITEGIAVSRQGTGYLFTPGLYTDDQGQAWRRVTDAVHAAGGRIFAQLWHVGRNSHVSLQEAGAAPVSPVARRAHGVQTYAWTAPGVPGHVATSAPRALATEEVAAIASDFVAAGRRAMQAGFDGVEVHGANGYLFEQFINGELNTRDDRYGGSMENRLRLLLDTIDGLIAAIGARHVGVRISPFGRLYDMHGYDDEAGTWLALAQELGKRNLAYVHLSDQRTLGADCDTSFFVQFRKAYAGTLIVAGGFDRDSAEAALQDGKADLIGFGQTFVANPDLVERMAHGWPLAQARRETLYGLHGATGYTDYPRHAAQEGAAI; this comes from the coding sequence ATGAAGCTGTTCAATTCGTATGACCTGTCGGGCCTGGACCTGGCCAACCGCGTCGTGATGGCGCCCATGACGCGCTCGCGCGCCGCCAACGGCGTGGCCGATGTGCTGACCGAACGTTATTACAGCCAGCGCGCTTCGGCCGGGCTGATCATCACGGAAGGCATCGCCGTGTCGCGGCAAGGCACCGGCTATCTGTTCACGCCCGGGTTGTACACCGACGATCAGGGCCAGGCATGGCGGCGCGTGACCGATGCGGTGCACGCTGCCGGCGGACGGATTTTCGCCCAGCTGTGGCATGTCGGGCGCAACTCGCATGTGTCGCTGCAGGAGGCAGGCGCCGCGCCGGTTTCGCCGGTGGCGCGCCGTGCGCACGGCGTGCAGACCTATGCCTGGACGGCGCCCGGCGTGCCCGGCCATGTCGCCACCAGCGCACCACGCGCACTGGCGACCGAGGAAGTGGCGGCGATCGCCAGCGACTTTGTCGCCGCGGGCCGGCGCGCCATGCAGGCCGGCTTCGATGGCGTGGAGGTACACGGCGCCAACGGCTATCTGTTCGAGCAATTCATCAATGGCGAACTCAATACCCGTGACGACCGCTATGGCGGCAGCATGGAAAATCGCCTGCGCCTGCTGCTCGACACCATCGACGGCCTCATCGCGGCAATCGGCGCGCGCCATGTCGGCGTGCGCATCTCGCCGTTCGGCCGCCTGTACGACATGCACGGCTACGATGACGAGGCCGGGACCTGGCTGGCGCTGGCGCAGGAACTGGGCAAGCGCAACCTGGCCTATGTCCACCTGAGCGACCAGCGCACCCTGGGCGCCGATTGCGACACGAGCTTCTTTGTCCAGTTCCGCAAGGCCTATGCCGGCACGCTGATCGTGGCAGGCGGCTTTGACCGGGACAGCGCGGAAGCGGCATTGCAGGACGGCAAAGCCGACCTGATCGGTTTCGGCCAGACTTTTGTGGCCAATCCGGACCTGGTCGAGCGCATGGCCCATGGCTGGCCGCTGGCGCAAGCCCGGCGCGAAACGCTGTATGGCCTGCACGGCGCTACGGGCTACACGGACTATCCGCGTCA